The proteins below come from a single Hyperolius riggenbachi isolate aHypRig1 chromosome 8, aHypRig1.pri, whole genome shotgun sequence genomic window:
- the BBLN gene encoding bublin coiled-coil protein has product MSGPNGDPQVPLGEMSGEEDFAALDFMLDQINFCLDHLEEKNDHLHAQLQDLLESNRQARRDFQQQIVQNGLEGSTKQDAGL; this is encoded by the exons ATGTCAGGACCGAACGGAGACCCGCAGGTTCCTCTGGGCGAGATGTCCGGAGAGGAAG ATTTTGCAGCTCTGGATTTTATGTTGGACCAGATTAACTTCTGCCTGGATCACCTAGAGGAGAAGAATGATCATCTCCACGCACAGCTTCAGGATCTTCTGGAATCCAATCGGCAGGCGCGGCGTGACTTCCAGCAGCAGATCGTACAGAACGGACTGGAAGGCAGCACAAAGCAGGACGCAGGATTATAA